One part of the Cyprinus carpio isolate SPL01 chromosome B12, ASM1834038v1, whole genome shotgun sequence genome encodes these proteins:
- the LOC109053164 gene encoding MBT domain-containing protein 1-like: MENPRDMAEHTPRSERKRRDSFGMFDGYDSCSEDSSSSSSSEDSEDEVPSIPASLPIIKNNGQVYTYPDGKAGMATCEMCGMVGVRDAFYSKTKRFCSVSCSRSYSSNSKKASILARLQGKPPTKKAKVLQKQPLMAKLAAYAQYQANQQNQAKSKSVVPVEGFDWGQYICSNNLVGAPVSCFKHVPMGMCWGDIAEGVRVEVLNSDTNLSTKVYWVAGIVKLAGFKGLLRYEGFDNDSSKDFWCNLCIPEVHPVGWCASSGKPLVPPKSIHHKYSNWKAFLVKRLTGAKTLPPDFATKVQENMQYPFKKLMRVEVVDKTHLCRTRVALVEQVIGGRLRLVYEESQDGTDDFWCHMYSPLIHSIGWSRSIGHRFKRSEVTKKMEGQMDAPSQLFLKIKDVDQSGEWFKDGMKLEAIDPLNLSAICVATVRKVLADGYLMIGIDGSEAADGSDWFCYHSTSPSIFPVGFCEINNIQHTPPTGYTKLPFKWFDYLREMSSIAAPVKLFNKEVPNHGFRIGMKLEAVDLMEPRLVCVATVTRIVHRLLRIHFDGWEDEYDQWVDCESPDLYPVGWCQLTGYQLQPPATQTTREAPPNVSKQKKKTAQYKGQKKKASLQLKEETPEMDEFTFSQGISDQESNGSGSYYIRQEP, translated from the exons ATGGAAAACCCAAGGGATATG GCTGAGCACACTCCCCGCTCAGAGCGGAAGAGGAGAGATTCGTTCGGGATGTTTGACGGGTATGACAGCTGCAGTGAAGACAGCAGTAGCAGCTCCAGCTCAGAGGACAGTGAGGATGAAGTCCCCAGCATCCCCGCCAGCCTGCCAATCATCAAAAACAACGGCCAGGTGTACACCTATCCTGATGGAAAAGCAGGCATGG CAACCTGTGAGATGTGTGGTATGGTTGGTGTACGAGATGCTTTCTACTCTAAAACAAAGAGATTCTGCAGTGTATCCTGCTCTAGAAGCTATTCCTCCAATTCTAAAAAGGCCAGTATACTGGCAAGACTTCAG GGTAAACCACCTACGAAAAAGGCAAAAGTCTTACAGAAACAGCCGTTAATGGCAAAGTTGGCAGCTTATGCACAGTATCAAGCAAATCAACAGAACCAAGCTAAATCAAAATCAG TGGTTCCTGTTGAAGGCTTTGACTGGGGCCAGTACATTTGTAGCAATAATCTTGTTGGGGCACCAGTCAGCTGTTTCAAACAT GTGCCCATGGGTATGTGCTGGGGTGACATAGCAGAGGGAGTGAGGGTGGAGGTCCTCAATTCTGACACAAACCTCTCCACAAAAGTTTACTGGGTAGCAGGGATTGTCAAACTGGCAG GATTTAAAGGTCTCCTGCGCTATGAGGGTTTTGATAATGACTCAAGCAAAGACTTCTGGTGTAATCTGTGTATCCCCGAGGTTCACCCTGTTGGATGGTGTGCTTCTAGTGGAAAGCCACTGGTGCCTCCGAAAT ccATCCACCATAAGTATTCTAACTGGAAAGCGTTTCTCGTGAAACGACTCACTGGAGCCAAAACACTTCCACCAGATTTCGCCACAAAG GTTCAGGAGAACATGCAGTACCCATTTAAGAAACTGATGCGTGTGGAAGTTGTGGATAAGACCCACCTGTGTCGAACTCGCGTGGCCCTGGTGGAACAGGTGATTGGTGGACGTTTGCGCCTGGTGTATGAGGAGAGCCAGGACGGCACTGATGACTTCTGGTGTCACATGTACAGCCCACTCATCCACTCCATTGGCTGGTCACGTAGCATTGGACACCGTTTCAAAAGATCTG AGGTGACAAAGAAAATGGAGGGTCAGATGGATGCTCCCTCACAGTTGTTTCTTAAG ATTAAGGATGTGGATCAGAGTGGGGAATGGTTTAAAGATGGAATGAAGTTAGAGGCAATAGACCCTCTAAATCTCTCTGCTATATGTGTTGCTACTGTAAGAAAG GTGTTGGCAGATGGGTACCTAATGATCGGGATTGATGGTTCTGAGGCTGCTGATGGGTCAGACTGGTTCTGCTACCATTCAACCTCTCCCTCCATCTTCCCAGTCGGGTTCTGTGAAATCAACAACATCCAACACACACCCC CCACAGGGTACACCAAACTCCCTTTCAAATGGTTTGACTACCTCAGAGAAATGAGTTCAATTGCAGCCCCTGTGAAGCTCTTTAACAAA GAAGTACCGAATCACGGCTTCCGTATAGGGATGAAGCTGGAGGCAGTGGACCTGATGGAGCCGCGTCTGGTGTGTGTCGCCACAGTAACCAGGATCGTCCACAGACTCCTGCGCATTCATTTTGACGGCTGGGAGGATGAGTACGATCAGTGGGTGGACTGTGAGTCTCCAGATCTCTACCCTGTAGGCTGGTGCCAACTGACTGGCTATCAGCTGCAGCCGCCTGCCACGCAGA CCACAAGAGAAGCACCGCCAAATGTCTCGAAACAGAAAAAGAAGACTGCACAGTATAAAGGACAAAAGAAAA AGGCCTCACTGCAGTTGAAAGAAGAGACTCCTGAGATGGACGAGTTCACCTTCTCGCAGGGAATTTCAGACCAGGAGAGCAACGGCTCAGGCAGTTACTACATCAGACAGGAGCCCTGA